The genomic window ATGAAACGCTTCGCTTTCATATTGTTTTTTACATTAACGGTGATGCATTCGCTTCACGCGCAAGACATTCATTTCTCACAGTATTTCTCTACACCACTCACCATCAATCCCTCCTATACCGGTAACTTCACGGGAGATTATCGTGCCGGACTCAATTACCGGCAGCAATGGGGCAGTGTAACGATTCCGTATAAGTCATTTGATTTTTATGGTGACCTGTCATTCAATAAAAATTTCCTGCACCGCAATTATTTTTCAGCAGGTCTATACCTTGTTTCCGATAAAGCCGGCGATGGTGACCTCTCGGTGACGAAGGTGATGGTATCCGGAGCTTATCATATTTCTTTTGATGAGGAAAAAACAAGCCTTTTTTCTCTGGGCTTGCAGGCCGGATTTATCCAGAAATCGGTGAACTTCTCCAAATTCTATTTCGATAATCAATGGGCTGATGCCGGCTTCGACCTCGGATTACCTACCGGTGAAAATTATGCCGCACAGCAAACAAGTTATGCAGATGTGAATGCAGGTGTTTCGTATGCTTACAGCGGCTCAGATAAATTTTCCTTTCATTCAGGCATAGCGCTATATCATTTATTGCGGCCTGTTGAAACATTTTATACAAACAACACCAACCGGCTGGGTATCCGCCCTTCCCTGAATGCAGGTGCTGTCGTCCGCATCAGCGAACAGGTTTATGTCTATCCCAGCTTAATGTATATGTCGCAGAAAAAGGCCCATGAATTTCTTGCCGGAGGCATGGTTGGCTTATCCTTAAATACGGTTTCCGCCAATCAGTTGTTTGCAGGATTATTCGGCCGTGCCGGCGATGCGTTGATTCCTGTCATCGGTTATCAGTATGAACAATGGCGTGCCATGCTGAATTACGATGTTAATACGTCTTCTTTAAAAGCGGCGTCGGGCGGAAAGGGCGCATTTGAACTCTCTATCGTTTACACCGGATGGTATAAAAAACCAACCGGAAACATCATTGATGTGCCGTGCCCGAGATTCTGATGATGACGGCTTCCATCAGCTTCGTTAATGCTGCGAGGCAGTCAGCAATGAAAGGCTCCTTATTTTTGCTTCTGCTCATTCACGAAAATTTCATGCAATGCGGTTCATGCTGAATTCGATGCTGTGCATCTGCATGGCCTGCCTGCTTTTTTCATGCAATAATCAGCCGGCCGGCAATTCCACTGACAGTCAACTGACCGCCATCCATAACGGCATGAGTTATATCGAGGTGTTGGAAACGGCTGGTTTTCCCGATACGGTAATACAGGTAGGTATTACAACAGATACATTTGGCTTGCAGACAAAAACAGAGGAATGGCACTATGGAAATAATCAGCTCGTCGTATTGGTGAATGGAACCGTCAGCAGCATTGACCTCGACTTGCAGGCGACATACCGGCACATTCAGCACATCATTGATTCTGCGAGAGCTGCCGGCGATACTGATCAGTTGATCCGTCCGGAACGCTGAAATGTGGAGCAATCATTTTTTTCTCAGTACAATCATCTTTACATTGTTGCATGACATTCGAATTCCGGGCACATAAACCAGGAGCCTATCAGTGGTTTGCTTTGGCTTTGCTGACCATCATCTTACTGAATGCATGGCTGTTGCAAAGCCTTCATTCCATTTTACTCGACTGGAACAGCCTCATTCAGCAATCGGTCATCCTCGTGGTTCCATGGATTTTGTTCCTCTTTCTGCCATCCGTTATCAGCGGTATGTATATCTATTATTCGCTTGCCGCAAACTACCGGTTCACCATGACTGACTCAGCTTTTTCCATTCAACAGCTCAATTCAAAAAGGGAAACCAAAGGGGCGGTTAAAAGTTTTGGATGGACGGAATTAAAAGAATTCCGGTTCAGTGATTTTGAAGACAATGAATACTTTACTTTGGTTTTTACTGATACGAAAAATAATCTCATCCTTCACCGCGAATCAGGTGCTTTTGAAGAATTTTTCGAAGAGTTAAAGAAGTACATGAACTGACGAAGGATCGGGTTACTTTAGTTGATATGCAGTATATAAATATAATAAATAACATGTAATATTCCTATGAATACCCCTGCGTCCGCTTTGAGAAGCACCGGAACGCTGAATTATCTTATCACAGCTTCCTGTAAAAATAAGTTGCCTGCATTTGCCTTCCGATATTACAGATATTACGGTGACGAAAAAATTTCGCTTTATACCCGTACATAAAAAAAGCGCAGTCTCTCAACCGCGCTTCTGCTAAAAAACAAAAAATACTCACTTCACGATCCGCACATTAAGCAATTGCCATTCTCATCCAGCACACAGGCGTCGCCTTCTTTATAAGTGATTACTTCTGTTTCTACATCATTCTTTACGGCAGCAATCGTTTCTACAGCTGCAGCAGCGGCAGGTGCTGTAGCCGTTGCATACGCTGCCACCGCTTCTTCCGTTTCAGCTTGCGGCAATTCCACATGTTCCTTTTCCACTGTAAACTTCACGGCATCCGTTGCTGCTTTGGTACGTAAATAATACATGCCTGTCTTTAATCCCTTTTCCCAGCCGTAAAAATGCATGGAGGTGATTTTTGACACACTCGGTTCCTGCATGAATAAATTCAGCGACTGCGACTGGCAGATAAACGCGCCGCGGTCGGCTGCCATATCAATCACCACTTTTTGCTTGATCTCCCAAACAGTCTTGTAAATGTCTTTGATCGCTTGCGGAATCTCTGCAATGTTTTGAATGGAACCATTCGCTGCAATCACTTTATTCTTCAAGGCATTGTTCCAGATACCGAGTTTCACTAAGTCTTTCAAAAGATGCTTGTTCACCACAATAAATTCACCCGACAGCACCCTGCGCGTATAAATATTGGATGTATAAGGTTCAAAGCATTCGTTGTTGCCCAGAATCTGTGAAGTGGAAGCTGTTGGCATCGGGGCGAGCAGTAATGAATTTCTTACACCATGCTTTTTCACTTCTGCACGGAGAAAATCCCAGTCCCAGCGATCGCCCGGCGTCACATTCCACATATCAAACTGCATGACGCCTTTCGACATCGGCGAACCCTCATAGGTCTCATAGGTTCCTTCTGCTGCAGCCAGATCTTTCGATGCAGTGACCGCGGCATAATATATCGTTTCAAAAATTTCTTTGTTCAGCCGGATCGCTTCCGGTGAATCAAACGGCATGCGTAACTGGATAAATACATCGGCCAGCCCCTGCACACCAATACCAATCGGGCGGTGACGCAGGTTGGAACGCCTGGCCGCTTCCACCGGGTAAAAGTTACCATCAATGATTTTATTGAGATTGCGGGTTACCACCTTGGTTACCTCGAATAGTTTTTGATGATCAAACGCGCCGTCTTTAATAAAGCGCGACAACGCTATGGAAGCAAGATTGCAGACGGCCACCTCATCAGGCGCTGTATATTCAATGATCTCCGTGCATAAATTGGAACTCTTGATCGTGCCAAGGTTCTGCTGGTTCGATTTTTTGTTGCAGGCATCCTTGTACAACATATACGGTGTGCCGGTTTCAATCTGCGATTGCACAATGGCAAACCAAAGATCCTGCGCTTTCACCATCTTGCGGGCACGGCCTTCTTCTTCATATGTGGTAAAAAGTTTTTCGAATTCCTCACCATACACTTCTGCAAGTCCCGGCGCTTCATTCGGACAGAAGAGCGGCCACATACCATTCTCTTTCACGCGCTTCATGAATAAATCCGGAATCCAGAGCGCATAAAACAAATCACGGGCACGCATCTCTTCCTTGCCATGGTTCTTTTTCAAATCGAGGAACTCAAAAATATCCGCATGCCACGGTTCGAGATAAATTGCAAATGATCCTTTTCTCTTTCCGCCGCCCTGGTCAACATAACGTGCTGTATCATTGAATACACGGAGCATGGGAATGATACCGTTAGAAGTTCCGTTTGTGCCACGGATATAAGATCCGGTTGCACGGATGTTGTGAATGCTCAAACCGATGCCACCCGCCGACTGTGAAATCTGCGCGCAGGAACGCAGCGTATCATAAATGCCTTCAATGCTGTCTTCCTTCATTGTCAGTAAAAAGCACGATGACATTTGTGGTTTCGGTGTGCCGGCATTGAATAAGGTGGGTGTTGCATGCGTAAACCAGCGTTCACTCATCAGGTTATACGTTTCAATCGCCGCTTCAATATCATTGCGGTGAATGCCGATGGCGACGCGCATGAACATATGCTGCGGACGTTCGGCAATACGGCCATCCACCTTCAGCAAATAAGATTTCTCTAATGTCTTAAATCCGAAATAATCGAATTGAAAATCGCGGTCGTAGATGATACTTGAATCCAGCACATCGGTATGCTTCATGATGATCTCAAACACATCCTCAGCAAGCAGTGGAGCCTTTTTTCCGTTTTTGGGATTTACATAGTTGAAGAGATCATACATCGCACCCGAAAATGACTTCTTCGTGTTCTTATGCAGGTTGGAAACAGCAATCCTGGATGCCAGTGATGCATAGTCAGGATGGCGCACCGTCATCGATGCAGCGGTTTCCGCTGCAAGATTATCCAGTTCCGTTGTGGTAACGCCATCATAAATTCCTTCAATTACTTTCTTCGCAACGAGGATGGGTTCAACATGTTCCTGGTCTAATCCATAACAGAGTTTCTCAATACGGGCAGTGATCTTATCGAACTTTACCGTTTCGGTTCTGCCATCTCTTTTTATTACAAACATCTTACAGAAGATTAATTAAAGACAAACAACTAATGACTTTCTCGCGTCCTGCTACTCGTTACTCCCCACTCCCTTAAAAATCCTCCATCAGCGAAAACGCACTGTCACCGGATACTTCCATTTTCTTTTCATTACCCAGCACACCTTTCTTTTGATAATCTCCTACACGCTTCTCGAAGAAGTTGGTTTTGCCCTGCAGCGAAATCATTTCCATGAAATCAAATGGGTTGGAAGCATTGTATAACTTCGGATAACCGAGGGCTACAATCCAGCGGTCGGCCACAAACTCGATGTATTGCTTCATGAGCTTGGCATTCATGCCGATAAGGTCAACCGGCAAAGCATCGCCAATGAATTCCTTTTCTATTTCTACAGCGTCACCGATCATCCCATACACCTGCTCTTTGGAAAGCTTATTTTGAATTTTGCTGTATAACAACGTTGCGAATTCGCAGTGCAATCCCTCATCGCGCGAAATCAGTTCATTCGAAAACGTGAGGCCGGGCATCAGTCCGCGTTTCTTCAACCAGAAAATGGAACAGAAACTACCGCTGAAGAAAATTCCTTCCACGGCAGCAAAAGCAACCAACCTCTCTGTAAATGATCCGTTGGAAATCCATTTCAAAGCCCATTGTGCTTTCTTCTTTACACAATCCACTGTTTCAATAGCATGAAACAAACGGTCCTTCTCTTTCACATCTTTTACATACGTGTCAATCAGCAAGGCATAGGTTTCGGAATGAATATTCTCCATCATAATCTGGAATCCGTAAAAGCAACGTGCTTCCGGAATCTGCACTTCCTCCATAAAATTGGTAGCAAGGTTTTCATTCACGATGCCATCGCTTGCGGCGAAAAAAGCAAGCACATGCGTGATGAAATGTTTTTCGTTTTTAGTAAGAGAATCCCAGTCTTTTAAATCCTGGTAGAGATCAATCTCTTCCGCTGTCCAGAAACTGGCCTCGTGCTTCTTATACATTTCCCAGATGTCGGGATATTTGATCGGCAGTAATACAAAGCGATCTTTATTTTCTCTTAATAACAATTCATCAACTTGTTCTTTCATCAGGTTTATAATGGTTTTTATTGAAGACAGCAATTATTTAGTCCCGGCTTAGCGGGTACATTATCAAAAAAAATGAAGCTTAAAATTTTAGAGGAGTGAATAAATCAACAAACCGCAAACACGAACAACCGGCAGAACTTTGTTATGACAAGATTAATCCTGAATTCGATTTTAATCAAACATCGGACTTCGATTTTATGCACCTGAAAATGTGAATTGTAGTTTTTCCGGATATGACCTGTGGATATGACCGGAAGACATTGCAAAATACCCTTGAAGATCAGCTATTTTGAATGTGGATAGTTTTTGAATCGCGTTTCAGATAACTTCTTATGCTTTAGACTTCTGCTTGTCCGGATTAACTTTTGCCCAAGGTCGGCGTCCTCGCTGATCAAATTGCAAGCAGCTCTGTTCTTTCAATGCATATCATGGAAAAGAAAGTTTTCGACTGCCACAATTGGATGTTGAATATTGAATGTTCATTATTGGATATTGAAAATCAACGCTCAATATTCAACACCCAATATTCAATAATCAATAGTCAATAATCAATAGTCAATATTCAATAATCAATATTCAATAATCAGTAGTCAATAATAAAAGTCAGCTCTTTGATCCGCCGGTATTTCAAACCGGCACACCGGCGTTGAAAGTTTACCCAATAAATCCACACCTTTGCATAAATCTCACCATTATGAGCGACGATCAGCAACTTGCGGCACGCGAAAGCACCATTCAACTTTCTATAGCACTTGATAAAAACAATATACCTGAACAAATCAACTGGCAGGCGACAGACGCAGAACCAGGCAATCATGAATCGAATGCCATGCTGCTCGCATTGTGGGATCACAAAGCAAAAACCGGCATGAGTATCGACATCTGGACGAAAGAAATGACTGTTCCGGAAATGAACCTGTTTTACTATCAGACCTTATTGACCATGAGTGATTCTTTTTTCCGTGCTACAAAAAACAAAGAGTTGAGCGACGACATCAGAAATTTTGCGAAGACATTTATTGAGAAGGTGAAGCAGCTGGAAAAACTCAATGCGGGGTAAGAGTTTACGAGTTGGAAGGGTTATTTACTAACGCCGCCTTTGTCATTCTGATCTCAGTGGAGAATCATCTCTGTGCAATCGTGTTGTTGTTGTAGATAAATGTATATATTTTCTGTATACACTATCAATATGGACTCTACCAAATTATTCAAACGCGGGAATAGCCAGGCGATTCGAATCCCAAAGAAGTTCCCACTGCGCACCCGGGAAGCCTGCATTACGCGTATTGGAAATGCCCTGGTTATTTATCCCGAATACAAAGGCTGGAAGAACTTCTTTGACAGTATTGAAATGTTTACAGCCGATTTCCCGGCAGATATTCCGGATGCGCTGCCGCAGAAAAGAGAAACTGTTTTCAAATGAAATACCTGCTCGACACCAACATTTGCATTGCAGCCTTCCGGCCTGAATTTTTGTGGTTGCGCGAGAAAATAGCAGCACATCCGTTGGTTATATCGGCATTTTGGTTTTCACACTCGCCGAGCTTTATTATGGTGTGCACAAGAGTGAACAACCTTTGAAAAATGAAGCGGTGGTCAAACAATTCCTTTCCGTCTTTCACATTGTACACTTCGATGAAGAAATGAGCGCCTTGAATGAAAAAATAAGATCAGTGCTTGAAAAATCGGGGAAGCCTGTCGGGAATATGGATCTGCTGATTGCAAGTCAAACCCTTTCTCTTAAACTAACATTGATTACCGCCAACGAAAATGAATTCAACAGGATCGCCACATTGAAAATCGAAAATTGGTTGAAATAGAAAATCGCAAATACACCTTTTATCGTTCTGAACGCAGCGAAGAAACTACGTCATCACCATTCATTACCCATAAACTTCCCGCGCCACCCGATACGTATTGCAATGCGCTTCCAGGATATCTTTAATCTCCGGTGAATAACCACCGCCCATTGTCACCACCACCGGAATATTTTTCTTCTTCAAAGTTTCAAATACAAAAGTATCACGACGTTTACATCCTTCCATCGAAACATTCAGTTTACCAAAACGGTCTGTTGCAATAATATCTACACCACTGATAAAAAATGCAAAGTCAGGGTGAAATTGATCAATGATTTCCGGAAGATGCTGCAGCAACAGCAAGAGATATGCTTCATCCTGCATTCCATCCGGCAATTCAATGTCGAGCGTTGACTTTTCCTTCCGCGACGGATAATTATTTTTTCCATGCATGCTGAAAGTAAACAAACGCTTTTCCTCTTCAAATATTTTCGCCGTGCCTTGTCCCTGGTGCACATCAAGGTCAATGATCAGGATCCGCGCTGCCTTATTTCTATGCAACAAATAATTCGCAGCAATCGCGCAATCATTTAATAAACAAAATCCTTCTCCATGATCAGGATAAGCATGATGCGTTCCGCCTGCAATATTTAATGACACGCCATGTTGTTTTGCAAATGCACAGCATTCAACTGTTCCTCCTGCAATAATAAATTCACGTGCCATCAGTTCAGGTGTCTGCGGAAAACCAATCTTCCGCATTTCACCAGCCGTCATCTCCAGGTTCAGCAAACGGTCCATGTATCCGCGCGTATGGGTGAGTGCAGCAATTTCAATATCGAGACTTTCAGGCTGAAAAAAGTTTTCTTCAGATACGGTTCCTTCATGCAGCAACTGAAGTGGTATCAGTTCATATTTGCTGATCGGGAATCGGTGATTAGCCGGCAAGGGCAGCACATATTCAGGAGCAAAAGCGATCTTCAACATATATTGCCTTTGATATAATTCATGATTTCTGATTACAGTGCTGTTCAGTTCAATAATGCAAACAACAGCAGGTAGGTGGCAACGCCGGCAATATATCCGATCAAAGCTGTTATACTGATATTTTTCAGGTACCAGATAAAATCAATTTTCTCCATGCCCATCACCACTACGCCTGCTGCTGAACCAATGATTAATATGCTACCACCGGTTCCCGCACAAAATGCAATCATCTCCCAGATTTTATGATCCAAAGGAAAATCTGACA from Chitinophagales bacterium includes these protein-coding regions:
- a CDS encoding PorP/SprF family type IX secretion system membrane protein, translated to MKRFAFILFFTLTVMHSLHAQDIHFSQYFSTPLTINPSYTGNFTGDYRAGLNYRQQWGSVTIPYKSFDFYGDLSFNKNFLHRNYFSAGLYLVSDKAGDGDLSVTKVMVSGAYHISFDEEKTSLFSLGLQAGFIQKSVNFSKFYFDNQWADAGFDLGLPTGENYAAQQTSYADVNAGVSYAYSGSDKFSFHSGIALYHLLRPVETFYTNNTNRLGIRPSLNAGAVVRISEQVYVYPSLMYMSQKKAHEFLAGGMVGLSLNTVSANQLFAGLFGRAGDALIPVIGYQYEQWRAMLNYDVNTSSLKAASGGKGAFELSIVYTGWYKKPTGNIIDVPCPRF
- a CDS encoding ribonucleoside-diphosphate reductase subunit alpha; the encoded protein is MFVIKRDGRTETVKFDKITARIEKLCYGLDQEHVEPILVAKKVIEGIYDGVTTTELDNLAAETAASMTVRHPDYASLASRIAVSNLHKNTKKSFSGAMYDLFNYVNPKNGKKAPLLAEDVFEIIMKHTDVLDSSIIYDRDFQFDYFGFKTLEKSYLLKVDGRIAERPQHMFMRVAIGIHRNDIEAAIETYNLMSERWFTHATPTLFNAGTPKPQMSSCFLLTMKEDSIEGIYDTLRSCAQISQSAGGIGLSIHNIRATGSYIRGTNGTSNGIIPMLRVFNDTARYVDQGGGKRKGSFAIYLEPWHADIFEFLDLKKNHGKEEMRARDLFYALWIPDLFMKRVKENGMWPLFCPNEAPGLAEVYGEEFEKLFTTYEEEGRARKMVKAQDLWFAIVQSQIETGTPYMLYKDACNKKSNQQNLGTIKSSNLCTEIIEYTAPDEVAVCNLASIALSRFIKDGAFDHQKLFEVTKVVTRNLNKIIDGNFYPVEAARRSNLRHRPIGIGVQGLADVFIQLRMPFDSPEAIRLNKEIFETIYYAAVTASKDLAAAEGTYETYEGSPMSKGVMQFDMWNVTPGDRWDWDFLRAEVKKHGVRNSLLLAPMPTASTSQILGNNECFEPYTSNIYTRRVLSGEFIVVNKHLLKDLVKLGIWNNALKNKVIAANGSIQNIAEIPQAIKDIYKTVWEIKQKVVIDMAADRGAFICQSQSLNLFMQEPSVSKITSMHFYGWEKGLKTGMYYLRTKAATDAVKFTVEKEHVELPQAETEEAVAAYATATAPAAAAAVETIAAVKNDVETEVITYKEGDACVLDENGNCLMCGS
- a CDS encoding ribonucleoside-diphosphate reductase small subunit → MKEQVDELLLRENKDRFVLLPIKYPDIWEMYKKHEASFWTAEEIDLYQDLKDWDSLTKNEKHFITHVLAFFAASDGIVNENLATNFMEEVQIPEARCFYGFQIMMENIHSETYALLIDTYVKDVKEKDRLFHAIETVDCVKKKAQWALKWISNGSFTERLVAFAAVEGIFFSGSFCSIFWLKKRGLMPGLTFSNELISRDEGLHCEFATLLYSKIQNKLSKEQVYGMIGDAVEIEKEFIGDALPVDLIGMNAKLMKQYIEFVADRWIVALGYPKLYNASNPFDFMEMISLQGKTNFFEKRVGDYQKKGVLGNEKKMEVSGDSAFSLMEDF
- the gldC gene encoding gliding motility protein GldC → MSDDQQLAARESTIQLSIALDKNNIPEQINWQATDAEPGNHESNAMLLALWDHKAKTGMSIDIWTKEMTVPEMNLFYYQTLLTMSDSFFRATKNKELSDDIRNFAKTFIEKVKQLEKLNAG
- a CDS encoding type II toxin-antitoxin system VapC family toxin encodes the protein MVARENSSTSVGYIGILVFTLAELYYGVHKSEQPLKNEAVVKQFLSVFHIVHFDEEMSALNEKIRSVLEKSGKPVGNMDLLIASQTLSLKLTLITANENEFNRIATLKIENWLK
- a CDS encoding histone deacetylase — encoded protein: MLKIAFAPEYVLPLPANHRFPISKYELIPLQLLHEGTVSEENFFQPESLDIEIAALTHTRGYMDRLLNLEMTAGEMRKIGFPQTPELMAREFIIAGGTVECCAFAKQHGVSLNIAGGTHHAYPDHGEGFCLLNDCAIAANYLLHRNKAARILIIDLDVHQGQGTAKIFEEEKRLFTFSMHGKNNYPSRKEKSTLDIELPDGMQDEAYLLLLLQHLPEIIDQFHPDFAFFISGVDIIATDRFGKLNVSMEGCKRRDTFVFETLKKKNIPVVVTMGGGYSPEIKDILEAHCNTYRVAREVYG